One Syntrophus gentianae DNA window includes the following coding sequences:
- a CDS encoding response regulator, protein MTEGQRSRQRTVLVVDDEKDITDLLNYNLSRERFQVLVAHNGVEAIEIARKKHPDVVVLDWMMPEMDGLETCRYLRKDSETGSIPIIMLTARSDSTEKILGLEMGADDYLTKPFHIRELLARIRALIRRLERPGQEEDKKIVVYKEIRIDLNYHKVTVNGVNMDLTAREIKLLTFLMKHPGRVYTREELLDAVWGNDSFVEPRTVDVHISRLRSLIEPEKDKPRYLLTVRSLGYKFSDEN, encoded by the coding sequence ATGACAGAAGGACAAAGATCAAGGCAGCGAACGGTCCTGGTGGTGGATGATGAAAAGGATATTACGGATCTTCTGAACTATAATCTGTCCCGGGAGAGATTCCAGGTCCTTGTCGCGCACAATGGTGTCGAAGCCATTGAGATTGCTCGAAAGAAACATCCGGACGTTGTCGTTCTGGATTGGATGATGCCCGAGATGGATGGATTGGAAACATGCCGATATCTCAGAAAAGATTCTGAAACGGGGAGCATTCCTATCATCATGCTTACGGCCCGGTCGGATTCAACGGAAAAAATATTAGGCCTGGAGATGGGCGCCGATGACTATTTGACCAAGCCTTTTCATATTAGAGAGCTTCTGGCCAGAATCAGGGCTCTCATTCGCAGGCTTGAGCGCCCTGGCCAAGAGGAGGATAAAAAAATCGTTGTTTACAAGGAAATTCGAATTGATCTCAATTATCACAAAGTCACCGTTAACGGTGTCAACATGGACCTCACAGCACGGGAAATAAAACTTCTCACCTTTCTCATGAAACATCCGGGACGTGTTTATACACGGGAGGAATTACTCGATGCCGTCTGGGGAAATGACTCCTTCGTTGAACCTAGAACGGTGGATGTTCATATAAGCAGGTTAAGATCTCTTATTGAGCCGGAAAAGGATAAGCCGCGTTACCTTCTGACGGTGAGGAGTCTTGGCTACAAGTTTTCAGACGAAAACTGA
- a CDS encoding TraR/DksA C4-type zinc finger protein — MKEEVLNYFRNLLVLQRRRLHSSAFRTVSEMKKEEGQLSDPLDRAVVELDRQMELSIRGRERSDLQDIYQALIRIERGSFGVCDLCGMPISEQRLMARPTTLLCVECQQRQESISVRMNRWAFRDGQRTSSESFGD, encoded by the coding sequence ATGAAAGAGGAAGTCTTGAATTATTTCAGAAATCTGCTTGTTCTTCAGAGGAGGCGGCTCCATTCATCTGCATTTAGAACAGTATCGGAGATGAAAAAGGAAGAAGGGCAACTGTCCGACCCCCTTGATCGGGCTGTGGTTGAACTTGACCGGCAAATGGAATTGTCCATTCGAGGTCGGGAAAGAAGTGACCTTCAGGATATTTATCAAGCCCTGATACGAATCGAAAGGGGGAGCTTCGGGGTCTGCGATCTCTGTGGAATGCCCATTTCCGAACAACGGCTGATGGCTAGGCCAACCACTCTTCTGTGTGTTGAGTGTCAGCAGAGACAGGAATCAATCTCCGTAAGGATGAATCGCTGGGCATTTCGAGACGGGCAGAGAACCTCTTCCGAATCCTTCGGAGATTAA
- a CDS encoding phosphatidylserine decarboxylase yields MLHQYVDRTSRTIRVENFPGDRSIRFIYSHLRENAPLMFRMVSSARTSRLLAFLNFNSMLNEKLSGNYLKDAGIDLRECVLPPACLDTPKKVFERKIRYWEFRPMSKDPAVVVSPCDARMLLGSFNAASGIFIKGKFFDFEELLGRNKKKWLNALESGDFALFRLTPDRYHYTHTPVAGRVIDYYSIEGRYHACHPNAVVSLVTPYSKNKRVVTIIDTDVPGGTQAGIVAMVEVVALMIGDIVSCYSEKEYENPAPIGTGMFLKKGRPQSLFRPGSSTVVLIFQRQRIRFNDDIVWNMSIPGAESIFSRNFSQPLVETDVQVRNMIGTAVYGSKTR; encoded by the coding sequence ATGTTGCATCAGTATGTTGATCGGACAAGTCGTACAATACGCGTTGAAAATTTTCCGGGAGACAGGAGCATCCGGTTTATCTATTCCCACCTGCGCGAGAATGCGCCTTTGATGTTTCGAATGGTCAGCAGTGCCAGGACTTCACGCTTATTGGCCTTTCTGAACTTCAACAGCATGCTCAACGAAAAACTTTCCGGGAATTATCTGAAAGATGCCGGAATTGATCTTAGGGAATGCGTGTTGCCCCCTGCTTGTCTCGATACCCCGAAGAAGGTCTTTGAAAGAAAAATCCGTTACTGGGAATTCCGGCCCATGTCCAAAGACCCGGCAGTCGTCGTTTCTCCCTGCGATGCCCGGATGCTCCTGGGTTCCTTTAATGCTGCTTCCGGGATTTTCATCAAGGGGAAATTCTTTGATTTTGAAGAACTGCTCGGCAGGAACAAGAAAAAATGGCTCAATGCGCTGGAATCGGGAGATTTCGCCCTCTTCCGCCTGACGCCGGACCGTTACCATTACACCCACACCCCCGTTGCCGGAAGGGTTATCGATTATTACAGCATTGAAGGGAGATACCATGCCTGTCACCCCAATGCCGTTGTTTCCCTGGTGACGCCTTACTCGAAAAACAAGCGTGTGGTTACCATCATCGACACGGATGTTCCCGGAGGCACCCAGGCCGGAATTGTAGCCATGGTGGAAGTCGTCGCCCTCATGATCGGTGACATCGTTTCCTGCTACAGCGAAAAGGAATACGAAAATCCGGCACCGATCGGAACGGGAATGTTCCTGAAAAAAGGGCGCCCCCAAAGCCTTTTCCGTCCCGGAAGCAGCACCGTTGTGCTGATCTTTCAGCGGCAACGCATCCGCTTCAATGACGACATCGTCTGGAACATGTCCATCCCCGGAGCAGAAAGCATTTTCAGCAGGAATTTTTCTCAGCCCCTGGTTGAAACGGATGTCCAGGTGAGGAACATGATCGGCACTGCCGTTTACGGGTCAAAAACGAGATAA